One stretch of Pseudomonadota bacterium DNA includes these proteins:
- a CDS encoding NUDIX hydrolase yields the protein MKFCSHCGNRVAQKIPEGDNLPRFVCDHCGAVHYQNPKMVVGCLPIWEDRVLLCRRAIHPRHGYWTLPAGFLENGETTLEGAIRETHEEANAEVDVDELYTMFNLPHINQVYLFFRARLRNLEFSPGLESLETVLFSESNIPWNDLAFPTVGFTLKHYFADRRRGEFVTRVEDVAPARR from the coding sequence ATGAAGTTTTGTAGTCATTGCGGCAACCGTGTCGCGCAAAAAATTCCAGAAGGTGACAACCTGCCCAGGTTCGTATGCGATCACTGCGGCGCGGTGCACTATCAAAATCCTAAAATGGTGGTGGGTTGCCTACCCATTTGGGAAGATCGGGTATTGCTCTGTCGGCGAGCGATACACCCTCGCCATGGCTACTGGACCTTACCCGCGGGTTTTCTGGAAAACGGCGAAACCACACTGGAAGGCGCGATCCGCGAAACCCACGAGGAAGCGAACGCAGAGGTGGACGTGGATGAGCTTTACACGATGTTCAACTTGCCCCACATCAACCAGGTTTATCTGTTCTTTCGTGCACGGCTCCGCAATTTGGAGTTCTCGCCGGGCCTCGAATCGCTGGAAACGGTGCTATTTAGCGAGTCGAATATTCCTTGGAACGACTTGGCGTTCCCTACCGTTGGATTCACGCTGAAACACTACTTCGCTGACCGCCGGCGCGGTGAGTTCGTCACGCGGGTTGAAGACGTCGCTCCCGCCCGCCGGTAA
- the fdxA gene encoding ferredoxin FdxA, with protein MTYVVTENCIKCKYTDCVEVCPVDCFHEGPNMLVIDPEECIDCTLCEPECPAEAILSEDDLSAEQEKFLELNAELSQHWPVITERKDPPSDAEEWDGKPNKLEQLER; from the coding sequence ATGACCTACGTTGTTACCGAAAATTGCATCAAGTGCAAATACACGGATTGCGTGGAGGTGTGTCCGGTGGATTGTTTCCACGAAGGCCCCAATATGCTGGTCATCGACCCCGAGGAGTGTATCGACTGCACACTTTGCGAACCGGAGTGCCCGGCCGAAGCCATTCTCTCGGAAGACGATCTGTCGGCTGAGCAGGAAAAATTCCTCGAACTCAACGCCGAACTGTCCCAGCATTGGCCCGTCATTACCGAGCGCAAAGACCCCCCGTCAGACGCCGAAGAATGGGACGGCAAACCCAACAAACTGGAACAATTGGAACGCTGA
- the xerD gene encoding site-specific tyrosine recombinase XerD: protein MSEELDSGPQPKAGAAVEPNDRAQIDRFIDRLWVEQGLAVNTQSAYRSDLMHLAAWLNEKGVDLDRAEREHLLAYMAVRGREVSPRSLARQFSSIRRFFQMRSHDQELREDPSARIDMPRLGRPLPRSLSETQVEALLAAPDVHRPEGLRDRTLLEVLYATGLRVSELVTLRLDQTDLVRGLVRVRGKGGKDRLVPLGEEAVAWMERYLKTGRPALVAQRRSDYVFPTRRGEHMTRQNCWHLIKRYARKAGISLDLSPHTLRHAFATHLVNHGADLRVVQMLLGHSDVSTTQIYTHVARERLKQLHRMHHPRG from the coding sequence ATGAGTGAAGAGCTTGACAGCGGCCCCCAGCCGAAAGCGGGAGCGGCGGTCGAGCCGAACGATCGCGCGCAGATCGATCGTTTTATCGATCGCCTGTGGGTCGAGCAGGGACTGGCCGTGAACACGCAGAGCGCCTATCGGTCAGATCTCATGCATCTGGCCGCATGGTTGAATGAGAAAGGCGTTGATCTGGATCGGGCCGAGCGGGAACACCTGCTGGCGTATATGGCTGTTCGCGGCCGTGAGGTCTCGCCGCGCTCGTTGGCGCGTCAGTTTTCCAGTATTCGGCGATTCTTTCAGATGCGAAGCCATGACCAAGAGCTGAGAGAAGATCCCTCAGCGCGCATCGACATGCCGCGTTTGGGGCGTCCGTTACCGCGGAGCTTAAGCGAAACTCAGGTGGAAGCGCTTCTCGCGGCGCCGGACGTCCATCGTCCCGAGGGCTTGCGGGACCGAACCTTACTGGAAGTGCTCTACGCCACAGGTTTGCGCGTTTCGGAATTGGTGACGCTGCGTTTGGATCAAACGGACTTGGTGCGCGGCTTGGTGCGGGTGCGTGGCAAAGGCGGTAAGGACCGTTTGGTCCCTCTCGGTGAGGAGGCTGTCGCGTGGATGGAACGCTACTTGAAAACAGGACGGCCGGCGCTCGTGGCACAGCGACGCAGTGACTACGTCTTTCCCACCCGGCGCGGTGAACACATGACCCGGCAAAACTGCTGGCATTTGATCAAACGGTACGCGCGCAAGGCCGGGATTTCCCTCGATCTGTCTCCGCACACCTTGCGGCATGCATTCGCGACCCACTTGGTGAATCATGGCGCGGATTTGAGGGTCGTCCAGATGCTACTGGGTCATTCCGACGTGTCGACCACCCAGATTTACACCCATGTTGCGCGAGAGCGACTCAAACAACTGCACCGAATGCATCATCCGCGCGGATGA
- a CDS encoding GGDEF domain-containing protein, producing MANPKQKDRFRLAPPFVWVSWAEQRRQYWVRFFFATILLLYFLTSASFPPVLFGRQGLLGLIAVYFMGTAAFMLHARWQPESMRRAQAAMWFDYIVFALVIAHDPSPVIPTMLVLLTVLLSNGLRYGESLMESGLAGAILAIPLILALRGWGGGIVPEMGTFLMFFLYAVLALYAAMLMWQVQRLRRRFRHVSFRDEATGMLERRAVFEAAEVMFNLHARSGRPAVLLLVDIPGLPQISDSAGRAMANRLLREFARLLRMNLRNYDVAGRYRWNQFVLLLPDTDARHASQVASRIRESATRRLADFLGRPVTVNMVMAQAPLDATDFGALLEKSLRAIDALSRLDVPVKGVPLISEVEDLVRVRSNPNPAYE from the coding sequence ATGGCCAATCCGAAGCAAAAAGATCGATTTCGACTCGCACCGCCCTTCGTATGGGTCAGTTGGGCCGAGCAGCGGCGACAGTATTGGGTGCGGTTTTTCTTTGCCACCATCTTGCTGTTGTACTTCTTGACCAGCGCGAGTTTTCCGCCCGTTCTTTTCGGACGGCAAGGGCTTTTGGGGTTGATCGCGGTCTATTTTATGGGTACCGCGGCCTTCATGTTGCATGCGCGTTGGCAGCCCGAGTCCATGCGCCGTGCCCAAGCGGCCATGTGGTTTGATTATATCGTTTTCGCGCTGGTGATTGCGCACGACCCATCGCCGGTGATTCCCACGATGTTGGTGTTGTTGACGGTCTTGCTCAGCAACGGTCTGCGCTACGGCGAGAGCTTGATGGAATCCGGTTTGGCGGGTGCGATTCTGGCCATTCCTCTGATTTTGGCGCTGCGTGGATGGGGGGGCGGTATCGTACCGGAGATGGGCACCTTCCTCATGTTCTTTTTGTATGCGGTGCTGGCGCTCTACGCTGCGATGCTTATGTGGCAGGTACAGCGTCTACGCCGACGGTTTCGTCATGTCAGCTTCCGGGACGAGGCGACCGGAATGCTTGAGCGCCGTGCTGTGTTCGAAGCAGCCGAAGTAATGTTCAACCTGCATGCACGTAGCGGTCGTCCGGCGGTGCTATTGCTGGTGGACATCCCGGGCTTGCCCCAAATCAGCGACTCGGCGGGTCGGGCCATGGCCAACCGCCTGTTACGGGAGTTTGCCCGTTTGCTGCGGATGAATCTTCGCAACTACGACGTCGCCGGACGGTATCGGTGGAACCAATTTGTGCTTTTGCTACCCGACACCGACGCCCGGCATGCATCGCAAGTGGCGAGCAGGATACGGGAAAGTGCCACCCGTCGTCTGGCGGACTTTTTGGGTCGTCCGGTGACCGTGAACATGGTCATGGCGCAAGCACCCTTGGACGCCACTGATTTCGGGGCATTGCTGGAGAAATCCTTGCGAGCCATCGATGCGCTTTCGCGTCTGGATGTTCCGGTGAAAGGCGTTCCCTTGATCAGCGAAGTCGAAGATCTCGTTCGCGTCCGCTCGAATCCAAACCCCGCCTATGAGTGA
- a CDS encoding lysophospholipid acyltransferase family protein: protein MSSQRQTTSSPGPSTPRNNGSIWYAAWCWLVFSVSCALAAPVIVLTPTRTARTRIARLTSRFMGRMSGLTPQVRGLEHLPDGPSIIVANHNSYLDGVVLMAVLPPRFAFVIKREMATVPLVSVLLNRLGALFVDRASATNASRDTREILRIAGRGDSIVFFAEGSIHLEPGLQPFKLGAFLTAAHLDLPVVPVTIHGTRSVLDPKGWHPRWGTLTVEIDAPIQPEGKGRRSAAALRKAAHDVIAHRLESPLKR, encoded by the coding sequence ATGTCCAGCCAGCGACAAACGACTTCTTCCCCAGGTCCCTCGACGCCCCGCAACAATGGCAGCATCTGGTATGCCGCGTGGTGCTGGTTGGTCTTCTCGGTCAGCTGCGCGCTGGCGGCCCCAGTGATTGTCCTAACGCCGACACGGACGGCGCGCACGCGTATCGCCCGGCTGACCTCCCGTTTCATGGGCCGAATGAGCGGACTGACCCCGCAGGTCAGGGGCTTGGAACACCTCCCCGATGGTCCGTCGATTATCGTGGCCAACCACAACAGTTATTTAGACGGCGTCGTTCTGATGGCGGTTCTGCCACCGCGGTTCGCCTTTGTCATCAAACGAGAAATGGCCACCGTACCGCTGGTCAGCGTGCTGCTCAATCGACTGGGAGCGTTGTTCGTTGACCGGGCAAGCGCCACCAACGCATCGCGAGATACGCGGGAAATACTGCGTATCGCGGGCCGGGGAGACAGCATCGTTTTTTTCGCTGAAGGCAGCATTCACCTTGAGCCGGGGCTTCAACCTTTCAAGCTCGGCGCGTTTTTAACCGCAGCCCATTTGGACCTACCGGTCGTGCCGGTCACCATTCACGGCACCCGCAGTGTATTGGATCCAAAAGGTTGGCATCCCCGTTGGGGGACGCTAACGGTAGAAATCGATGCGCCCATCCAGCCCGAGGGTAAAGGCCGTCGTAGCGCCGCCGCACTGCGCAAAGCCGCGCACGACGTCATTGCCCATCGGCTCGAAAGCCCGTTAAAACGCTAG
- a CDS encoding oligopeptide transporter, OPT family, which yields MNHSASVQLSLQAIVLGLLLSMVLAAANTYLGLFAGMTISASIPAAVLAMAVLRALGRRHVLETNIVQTAASAGESLAAGAIFTFPALILLDYWHVFDYLWVTVIAAIGGLLGVLFTIPLRRALVVEHPLPFPEGTATAEVIKLGDGAARGAKELMWAAVAGAVVKVASTGLNLWPSAAGVSGFLGRSPVFLGLSLSPALLGVGYIVGLEVAVLVLAGGMTAWLVAIPIYAQFGLEPVALELLRAETGSAAALAAQLWSTKIRYLGVGAMLVGGLWALVSLLPSLYRSMRNHSGGDATALPHERDTPMPVALSLALILLLPLFLLYQSIVPWIGVAIAMTVIMVVAGFLFSAVAAYMAGLVGSSHNPVSGVTIATLLLASLLLWWMLGGDPAVGPAAAILIGAVVCCAAAVGGDNMQDLKAGFLVGATPWKQQVAQAVGVLSAALVMAPVLNLLLQAYGFGPATADQPNALSAPQATLMASVAAGVFGQNLPWGLVVWGGAIGMVVIVMDLVLQRRGVGFRLPVLPVAVGIYLPLELSTTIALGGLMAYLAGARRDRPPHRTGILIAAGLVTGEALVGILLAVPIVVTGRSDWLAAPFQLPAAELIGVLILLGMGGWLVRAATPESDAD from the coding sequence ATGAATCATTCCGCCTCCGTACAACTGAGTTTACAAGCAATCGTGTTGGGATTGCTTCTGTCCATGGTGCTGGCTGCGGCGAACACCTATCTGGGTCTATTCGCCGGTATGACGATTTCGGCGTCGATTCCGGCAGCGGTGTTGGCGATGGCGGTTCTGAGGGCGCTGGGGCGCCGGCATGTGCTGGAGACCAATATCGTGCAAACCGCCGCATCGGCCGGTGAATCGTTGGCGGCGGGGGCGATTTTTACATTTCCTGCGTTGATCCTCTTGGATTACTGGCACGTCTTCGATTACCTGTGGGTGACGGTTATCGCCGCCATCGGCGGTTTGCTTGGCGTGTTGTTCACCATTCCGCTGCGACGGGCCTTGGTGGTTGAACACCCCTTGCCGTTTCCCGAAGGCACTGCCACGGCGGAAGTGATCAAACTGGGCGATGGTGCGGCCCGCGGCGCAAAAGAACTCATGTGGGCTGCCGTGGCCGGTGCGGTTGTCAAAGTGGCTTCGACGGGATTGAATCTTTGGCCTTCGGCCGCAGGTGTATCCGGCTTTTTGGGGCGTTCGCCGGTGTTTCTCGGTTTGAGCTTGTCTCCGGCATTGCTCGGTGTGGGCTACATTGTCGGCTTGGAAGTCGCCGTGTTGGTGCTGGCCGGGGGCATGACGGCTTGGTTGGTGGCTATTCCGATCTACGCGCAATTCGGCTTAGAGCCTGTGGCCTTGGAGCTGCTGCGGGCGGAGACAGGATCGGCTGCCGCATTGGCTGCCCAGCTGTGGTCGACGAAAATTCGCTACCTGGGTGTCGGGGCCATGTTGGTGGGGGGGCTATGGGCGTTGGTGTCACTGCTTCCCTCGCTGTATCGGAGTATGCGGAATCATTCGGGTGGCGACGCCACCGCACTGCCTCACGAGCGGGACACGCCCATGCCCGTGGCCTTGTCTCTGGCGCTGATTTTATTGCTGCCTTTGTTCCTGCTGTATCAATCCATCGTGCCGTGGATCGGTGTCGCCATTGCCATGACGGTGATCATGGTGGTTGCCGGCTTTCTTTTCTCGGCGGTAGCGGCCTACATGGCGGGTTTGGTGGGCTCCTCGCACAATCCGGTGTCCGGGGTGACGATTGCCACTTTATTGTTGGCCTCGTTGTTGTTGTGGTGGATGTTGGGTGGGGATCCTGCCGTGGGTCCGGCGGCCGCTATCCTCATTGGCGCGGTGGTCTGTTGTGCCGCTGCGGTGGGTGGCGACAACATGCAGGACCTGAAAGCCGGTTTTCTGGTCGGCGCCACGCCTTGGAAGCAACAGGTGGCGCAGGCGGTAGGGGTGCTATCGGCCGCCTTGGTAATGGCTCCGGTGCTGAATCTGCTATTGCAGGCCTACGGTTTCGGTCCGGCCACGGCCGACCAACCCAACGCCCTGTCCGCGCCGCAAGCCACCTTGATGGCATCTGTCGCCGCCGGCGTTTTTGGTCAGAACCTGCCGTGGGGGCTGGTTGTCTGGGGCGGTGCCATCGGCATGGTGGTGATTGTGATGGACCTTGTGTTGCAGCGTCGGGGCGTGGGCTTTCGTTTGCCTGTGCTGCCCGTCGCGGTGGGGATTTATCTTCCCTTGGAACTGTCCACCACCATCGCCTTGGGCGGGCTGATGGCCTACCTGGCAGGTGCTCGACGTGATCGACCGCCTCACCGGACCGGTATCTTAATCGCAGCTGGCTTGGTTACCGGAGAAGCTTTGGTCGGTATTCTGTTGGCCGTGCCGATCGTAGTCACAGGCAGGAGCGATTGGTTGGCCGCGCCATTTCAACTGCCGGCGGCGGAATTGATCGGCGTATTGATTCTACTGGGCATGGGTGGGTGGCTGGTGCGTGCCGCCACACCGGAAAGCGACGCCGATTAA
- the zapE gene encoding cell division protein ZapE: METVHNRHRPTDQVKQAVTSSEQPGDSPRERYQSMLTREGFSPDPAQAKVVDALDQIYRELLAPKAEPPSAPPVRQASRFLRRRIRAATGSATHRRIRPVHGLYLWGGVGRGKTFLVDQFFECLRFPERRRVHFHHFMNEVHARLKDLQQQQDPLRTVARDIAKTTRVLCFDEFFVSDITDAMLLGTLFEHLFQMGVTLIATSNVPPDDLYKNGLQRERFIPAIELIKQNTRVMHIDDGTDYRLRQLDAAEIYHSPLDDEAEANLLKYFEQITPDEGQLDTMLTVEDRPITVRGLGDGVAWFDFPAICEGPRSQRDYLEIARCHHTVLIGQVPVMGREDENAARRFIHLVDVFYDRSVKLIISAAKPPEAIYEGEKLRFEFQRTLSRLQEMQSHAYLAQQHRP, encoded by the coding sequence ATGGAAACGGTCCACAACAGGCATCGGCCAACCGACCAAGTGAAACAAGCTGTGACTTCGAGCGAACAACCCGGCGACAGCCCCCGAGAACGATACCAAAGCATGCTCACTCGCGAGGGCTTTTCACCCGACCCGGCACAAGCGAAAGTGGTCGATGCGCTCGATCAAATCTATCGGGAGCTGTTGGCACCGAAAGCAGAGCCCCCCTCCGCGCCCCCTGTACGGCAAGCGAGCCGCTTTCTCCGCCGGCGCATCCGAGCGGCAACGGGAAGCGCAACCCATCGAAGAATTCGCCCGGTGCACGGTCTGTACCTCTGGGGCGGTGTCGGTCGGGGCAAAACCTTTCTGGTCGATCAGTTCTTCGAGTGCTTACGCTTTCCCGAACGAAGACGCGTGCATTTCCATCATTTTATGAATGAAGTGCACGCCCGCCTCAAAGATCTACAACAGCAACAGGATCCGCTCCGAACAGTGGCCCGGGACATTGCAAAAACCACCCGCGTGCTGTGTTTCGACGAATTTTTCGTCTCCGATATCACCGATGCCATGTTGCTGGGGACGCTGTTCGAACATTTGTTTCAAATGGGTGTCACGTTGATCGCCACCTCAAACGTGCCACCCGACGATTTGTACAAAAACGGTTTACAACGGGAGCGGTTTATTCCGGCCATCGAGCTGATCAAGCAGAACACGCGGGTGATGCACATAGACGACGGTACCGACTATCGGCTCCGTCAGCTGGACGCGGCAGAGATCTATCATTCGCCCTTGGACGATGAAGCCGAAGCCAATCTGTTGAAGTACTTCGAACAAATCACTCCGGACGAAGGCCAGCTCGATACAATGTTAACGGTCGAAGACCGCCCGATTACCGTAAGGGGATTGGGCGATGGTGTGGCCTGGTTCGATTTTCCCGCGATCTGCGAGGGCCCACGCAGTCAGCGAGACTACTTGGAAATCGCGCGCTGCCACCATACCGTGTTGATCGGCCAAGTGCCCGTGATGGGTCGGGAAGACGAGAACGCCGCCCGCCGATTTATCCATCTGGTGGATGTATTCTACGACCGCAGCGTGAAATTGATCATCTCCGCCGCCAAACCCCCTGAGGCGATCTACGAGGGGGAAAAACTCCGTTTCGAATTCCAGCGAACGCTCAGCCGCCTGCAAGAAATGCAGTCCCACGCCTATCTGGCGCAGCAACACCGGCCATAG